The genomic stretch GGTCCAAAGATATTTTTGCCGCTTTTCTCACTTCAATATTTTGATCTAGTATTGCATTTTCCAAGACGATCCTCACTTCCGGAGTTGATATTCCGACTTGTCCAATACTTCTTGCTGCCTCCCACCTGATCGCTGGTTGGGTATGGGTTTTAAGCATTTTTACTAGAGGTTCAATCACTTCTATATGTTTAAATGCACTTAAGGCTCTAATAACTTTCCATGTAGTTACCTCATTACCTAAATATTTCTCAAGTACTTCCAGTAATACTGGTAACGGACTCATATCATGACTTTTACTCACAATTCCTCCAATTGCATCTATTGCCTGCTGGGTCTCAAAACCATCCCCATTCTCAACTATCTTGATCAAGTACGGAATGGCCGGTTTACCTATCTTAATCAAGGTTCTAGCGGCTAAATCTCTGGCTAATGGATAACTCCTTTTTCCAAAATATTTCTTTGGTAATTCTTTTTCTTGATTATTACCGATCTTTCCAAGAAGCTGGATCAGCGGCTTTACCGCCGGTTCTCCCATTTTCCCTAATGCTTCGGAAACTGCAATCCTCGAATATAATGATTTTTCTGTTTGCAAATGCTTACAGAGCTCCGGTATCATTTCTGTTGCCTTTTTATTACCCATCAAAATTGCTCCAATGGTTCTGCTTTTTGGGTTGCTACTATTTAAGAGTTTAGCAAATTCTTCAATCGGAGAACCTTCATGTTGTTTAATTTCAGTCTCCGATACCTGCCCACGCTTTTGTCTATTATGTTTTTTTAGTTCTTCCATATTTTCCTTCCGAATTCTAGCGGCCACTATAGCCGCTTCATTGCGTCCGATGTCAGATAACGTTTCGAGGAGTCCCGCAGCGTCCCAACCACATGCATCATCCTCTAGTTGCGGGACTCCTCTGTTAGGCGAAGTCGGACGCTTGTAATTCAGAGCCCGCCAGGACGGCGGGCCCTTATACAACCGGCTTGCCATCCGAATCTAATAAGTAACTATCTCCGTTCCAGTCTCGCACCTTTATTCTATCGTTTAAAATGCACAAACAATCCTCTCCTTCGGGGTCCACGAAAATATCTGCCCCAGAGAATTGCCATTGGATATTTCCGCCCTTATCAATACATGTAATTTCTAATTCCCCATTAACTATGAAATTATATAAAAAGCGATAAATACCTAAACAACAGGAATAGTCACATTCTGTTTGCCAATCTAATATTAAATCTGGAAGCGACAAACAGAATGTTCTGTTACCCACAATAATTATTAAACTACTGTCATCAATTACGAAGGATTTTGAATGAACCCTAGTAGGACTACCAGAGCTCATTATAATTACACGTTTTAAAACATCGCCATCTTTCATAATAGACAAACCACATTTACTCAAAAGATGATGATTCGCGAGTGATCGGTCGTAATATTCATTATCATAAATGTACTTATTGTCAGTTGAGTTCGGCGTATACGTTAAGTCATCATAAATCTCTAAAATATATTCACCGCCAAATAGCTCTACATTCACAAAAATCTCTCCGATTCTTTTCCAAAATCGACTCGTGCCAAGGATGGCGCGACCCCCGTCCGATTTCGCCTAACGTGTAGGTATGCGACGGCTCTGAGTCGGACCCGTAAGGAATACCCCTTGGCAGCTTTAGCTCGACGAAGAGCTGTGGTGCGGCATTCTTCGTGGGATGACCAACGATAGCCCTGCTTCATGCTCTTTCTCACCCGCACCCTTGTGCATACCTGTTGTTATCGGATGGATGAGGTCCCCAGAGACCAGCATGTCACACGGATGTGACATGCTTAAACAAACCTTTAAATGCCACTTGCTAAATATTTTTATAAAGAATGCATCATAATTCAAATAATGATTATGCTTATTATATGAAGTCAACTGTGTTTCTCCAGTCATCGGGTACATCCAGCCAGAAAGCAGGAATCAAACAAGGTAAATACTTTTCTGTATTTGGCCATCTATTAAAAACATATGGGATGATTTCGTTGTTGTCCTTAATTTTTACATTTGGGATTTGATACATTTCGCTAAACCAACCATCGAAATATTTGCTCGTTGGCCCTCCACCGCCATGCGGACATCCTGTCTCTTTGTTACCTCCTATCGTGCAGTGGCACCACCAAGTAATATCCGAAACCTTGATACCTAATTCAGTTAGAGACTTAACAAATCCAGAAACATTTTCTTTTACGGTGATACAGTCAATATATCCCCATCCAACAGGCTGTATTTTATAAGTTAATAATAATTTATCAAGTGCATTTTTTGTTTTTTCATCAATATTGGTCATGGATA from Candidatus Cloacimonadota bacterium encodes the following:
- a CDS encoding HEAT repeat domain-containing protein, whose translation is MEELKKHNRQKRGQVSETEIKQHEGSPIEEFAKLLNSSNPKSRTIGAILMGNKKATEMIPELCKHLQTEKSLYSRIAVSEALGKMGEPAVKPLIQLLGKIGNNQEKELPKKYFGKRSYPLARDLAARTLIKIGKPAIPYLIKIVENGDGFETQQAIDAIGGIVSKSHDMSPLPVLLEVLEKYLGNEVTTWKVIRALSAFKHIEVIEPLVKMLKTHTQPAIRWEAARSIGQVGISTPEVRIVLENAILDQNIEVRKAAKISLDQLQ